A genome region from Brooklawnia propionicigenes includes the following:
- the arsA gene encoding arsenical pump-driving ATPase, which yields MIELLHNPPRFLFLTGKGGVGKTSIACAAAVDLARRGNRVLLVSTDPASNVGQVFDQRVGYAITPIVGVAGLDALEIDPEAAAEEYRQRALAPIRDFLSVKDLADVTEQLSGSCTTEIASFNEFTAFLAGNDIARGYDHIVFDTAPTGHTVRLLKLPGEWTSFLEDGLGDASCLGPMAGLDKTRTTYADALTALADSSVTRLGLVARPQTSSLAEASRTADELAEAGVHATHLVINGILPSEPISDVLADAIRAEETAAIAAMPVNLAGLAIDRLPLRSRDVMGLDALTTLLSEAPDHTPALAAPRANAPAGSSDSLAATIEQLAAKDHGLIMVVGKGGVGKTTMAAAIAVGLSDRGKDVLLTTTDPAAHLAWTVGEAAPFEVSSIDPVQAVADYRRHVMDTKGAGLDADGRANLAEDLRSPCTEEVAVFQAFAAAVEQSAHRFVVMDTAPTGHTLLLMDATGSYHREVVRNLPEQAGLTPLARLQDPDNTSVIVVTLPETTPVLEATGLAADLTRANITTWGWIVNRSLTPTDTTSPLLAERVNAEQTPLREAQAQTGRVAVVPYSDTPPVGVNQLRQLSTASDRDAGHAVREQVRLRYAQAATAVRAGAHNTDLLADSTCCSPASCCGNPSADIGGFGAGLYDATEAAELPLEAIEASLGCGNPTTVAELCEGERVLDLGSGGGIDVLLSARRVGQSGFAYGVDMTDEMLDLARTNAANAGATNVEFLKGTIEDVPLPDGAVDVVISNCVINLSTDKPAALAEMFRVLAPGGRIGISDVVAEDHLTPAERAERGSYVGCIAGALSKSEYLQGLAAAGFSDPTVEFTHQVADDMHSAIIRATKLVR from the coding sequence ATGATCGAACTGCTGCACAACCCGCCGAGGTTCCTGTTCCTGACCGGGAAGGGCGGTGTCGGGAAGACGAGCATCGCCTGCGCCGCCGCGGTCGACCTCGCCCGCCGGGGCAACCGGGTCCTGCTGGTCTCCACCGACCCGGCCTCGAATGTCGGCCAGGTCTTCGACCAGCGGGTCGGGTACGCGATCACCCCGATTGTCGGCGTTGCCGGGCTCGACGCGCTGGAGATCGACCCCGAGGCCGCCGCCGAGGAGTACCGCCAACGCGCACTCGCCCCGATCCGGGACTTCCTCTCGGTCAAGGACCTCGCCGACGTCACCGAGCAGCTCTCCGGGTCCTGTACCACCGAGATCGCCTCGTTCAACGAGTTCACCGCCTTCCTGGCCGGCAACGACATCGCGCGAGGCTACGACCACATCGTCTTCGACACCGCCCCGACCGGCCACACCGTCCGGCTGCTCAAGCTCCCCGGCGAATGGACCTCCTTCCTCGAAGACGGGCTCGGCGATGCGTCCTGCCTCGGTCCGATGGCCGGCCTTGACAAGACCCGCACCACCTACGCCGACGCGCTCACCGCCCTGGCCGACTCGTCCGTGACGAGACTGGGCCTGGTTGCCCGCCCACAAACCTCGTCGCTGGCCGAGGCGTCCCGCACCGCCGACGAACTTGCCGAAGCAGGCGTCCACGCCACCCACCTGGTCATCAACGGCATCCTCCCCAGCGAACCCATCTCCGATGTCCTGGCCGACGCGATCCGCGCCGAGGAGACCGCCGCCATCGCCGCCATGCCCGTCAACCTCGCCGGGCTGGCGATCGACCGGCTCCCGCTGCGCTCCCGCGACGTGATGGGCCTCGACGCCCTCACCACGCTGCTCTCCGAGGCCCCGGACCACACCCCGGCGTTAGCCGCACCGCGCGCCAACGCCCCCGCCGGCTCGTCGGATTCTCTGGCCGCGACGATCGAGCAGCTGGCGGCCAAGGACCACGGATTGATTATGGTCGTGGGGAAAGGCGGCGTCGGGAAGACGACGATGGCTGCGGCGATCGCCGTCGGTTTGTCCGACCGCGGCAAGGACGTGCTGCTGACCACCACCGACCCGGCCGCGCATCTCGCCTGGACGGTCGGCGAAGCGGCGCCCTTCGAGGTCTCCAGTATCGATCCCGTCCAGGCGGTGGCCGACTACAGGCGCCACGTCATGGACACCAAGGGCGCGGGCCTGGACGCCGACGGTCGGGCCAACCTCGCCGAGGACCTTCGCTCGCCCTGCACCGAAGAGGTGGCCGTCTTCCAGGCCTTCGCCGCAGCCGTCGAGCAATCCGCCCACCGGTTCGTGGTCATGGACACCGCCCCCACCGGACACACCCTGCTCCTCATGGACGCCACCGGCTCCTACCACCGCGAGGTCGTCCGCAACCTGCCCGAGCAGGCCGGGCTCACGCCGCTGGCCCGACTCCAGGACCCCGACAACACCAGCGTCATCGTCGTCACACTGCCCGAGACCACCCCCGTCCTCGAAGCCACCGGCCTGGCCGCCGACCTCACCCGAGCCAACATCACCACCTGGGGATGGATCGTCAACCGCTCCCTCACCCCGACCGACACCACCAGCCCCCTGCTGGCCGAACGGGTCAACGCCGAACAAACACCTCTGCGAGAGGCCCAGGCGCAGACCGGCCGGGTCGCCGTCGTGCCCTACAGCGACACCCCTCCCGTGGGTGTGAACCAACTTCGCCAGCTCTCCACCGCCTCGGACCGGGACGCCGGTCACGCTGTCCGTGAGCAGGTACGCCTCCGCTACGCGCAAGCCGCAACGGCAGTCCGCGCCGGCGCTCACAACACCGACCTGCTGGCGGACAGTACCTGCTGCTCACCCGCTTCCTGCTGCGGCAATCCCAGCGCTGACATCGGTGGCTTCGGGGCCGGGCTCTACGACGCGACGGAGGCTGCCGAGTTGCCGCTGGAGGCGATCGAGGCGAGTCTGGGATGTGGCAACCCAACCACGGTCGCAGAGCTGTGCGAGGGCGAGCGCGTCCTAGACCTCGGTTCCGGGGGCGGAATCGATGTCCTGCTCTCCGCACGCCGTGTCGGCCAGTCCGGATTCGCCTACGGCGTTGACATGACCGACGAGATGCTCGACCTGGCACGCACCAACGCCGCGAACGCGGGAGCGACCAACGTCGAGTTCCTCAAAGGCACTATTGAGGATGTACCCCTACCCGACGGCGCAGTCGACGTCGTGATCTCCAACTGCGTCATCAACCTGTCCACAGACAAGCCGGCCGCCCTGGCGGAGATGTTCCGTGTGCTCGCTCCCGGCGGAAGAATCGGCATCTCCGATGTCGTCGCCGAAGACCATCTCACCCCGGCCGAACGAGCCGAGCGCGGTTCATACGTGGGGTGCATCGCCGGCGCGCTCTCCAAGAGTGAATACCTTCAGGGCCTCGCCGCAGCCGGATTCAGCGACCCTACCGTCGAGTTCACCCACCAAGTCGCCGATGACATGCACTCAGCGATCATCCGCGCGACGAAGTTGGTGCGTTAG
- a CDS encoding helix-turn-helix domain-containing protein, producing the protein MEASSGEIDSAASGVVRWPVRVETGHYAHPVAPEVYDCVKFLLAREGSGTITGDWGERRFRMGDLMLVGSGLAIGGAPDGTATTSTIFADKDYVMDQVYWRYADVLQDRTAAETVMQRAFGTGAIMIRLNGPLAATFAARIDEIERAQTMREFHRMQAAFAEVLHLLGQLLPWSPAPSLRTLTHGIAAMVARRTATRPVRSEVLQVRNAIQCDLAHRWLVAEMATTAHLSVRQLQRVFAESLGVSPITFLGLLRTKEMARMLRDTEMTVGEMSRAVGWRSRSHARSVFAMSTGMTPEGYRQMVRGRDHDA; encoded by the coding sequence ATGGAGGCAAGCAGCGGTGAGATCGACAGCGCAGCGAGCGGCGTGGTTCGGTGGCCGGTGCGCGTCGAGACCGGCCACTACGCGCACCCTGTAGCGCCGGAGGTATATGACTGTGTGAAGTTCCTGCTAGCCCGCGAGGGCTCAGGGACTATCACCGGTGACTGGGGCGAGCGTCGGTTCCGCATGGGCGATCTGATGCTGGTGGGCTCAGGCTTGGCTATCGGTGGCGCGCCGGACGGGACGGCAACGACCTCGACAATCTTTGCCGACAAAGACTACGTAATGGATCAGGTGTACTGGCGCTACGCCGATGTGTTGCAGGACCGGACGGCAGCCGAGACCGTGATGCAACGCGCGTTCGGGACGGGCGCAATCATGATCCGTCTGAACGGCCCGCTGGCAGCCACCTTCGCCGCGAGAATCGATGAGATCGAGCGGGCGCAGACAATGAGAGAGTTCCATCGGATGCAGGCCGCCTTTGCCGAGGTCTTGCACCTGCTCGGGCAGTTGTTGCCGTGGAGCCCGGCGCCGTCGCTACGAACCCTGACACACGGGATCGCGGCGATGGTGGCCCGTCGCACCGCCACGCGGCCCGTGCGCAGCGAGGTGCTACAGGTCCGCAACGCCATCCAGTGTGATCTAGCCCACCGTTGGCTCGTCGCGGAGATGGCCACGACGGCACATCTATCGGTGCGGCAACTACAGCGAGTGTTCGCTGAGTCGCTGGGCGTGTCCCCGATCACCTTCCTGGGCCTGTTGCGCACCAAGGAGATGGCCCGAATGCTTCGTGACACCGAGATGACAGTCGGCGAAATGAGCAGAGCCGTAGGTTGGCGGAGCCGGAGCCACGCTCGGTCAGTGTTCGCGATGTCAACGGGAATGACACCCGAAGGGTACCGGCAGATGGTGCGTGGTCGGGATCACGACGCGTAG
- a CDS encoding bifunctional DNA primase/polymerase gives MSGPGRFTTAINEMGLTTPLSVAAAGFAGAGVPVFPCAPGGKHPITEHGFHEATTNLAQVRQWWRRFPKANIGVPTGRPSGVVVVDVDVHGVNGFAACCRAKEAGLLSGWEVVVRSPSGGLHAYYPAHESAEQRSWQAGRAGIDFRGDGGYIIAPPSRRAVNGELALYQVTAISEAPGKALDATRLRDLLDPPRLPRPRSYRGNGELDVRRIAEWVARRPENERNHGLFWGACKLAERGVAQAEASDVLTRAAMTAGLGEREAARTVRSAYRTVNDGHVSSGIAAVGTDEFAVSAADSRAAIVRGLP, from the coding sequence ATGTCTGGCCCGGGCCGCTTCACGACGGCGATCAACGAGATGGGCCTGACGACGCCGCTCTCGGTGGCTGCTGCCGGATTCGCGGGAGCCGGTGTTCCGGTGTTCCCGTGCGCGCCGGGCGGCAAGCATCCGATCACCGAGCACGGGTTCCACGAAGCAACCACGAATCTCGCTCAGGTGCGTCAGTGGTGGCGACGGTTCCCGAAGGCGAACATCGGCGTCCCGACCGGTCGGCCGTCTGGGGTGGTCGTGGTGGATGTCGATGTTCATGGCGTCAACGGATTCGCGGCCTGCTGCCGAGCCAAGGAGGCGGGGCTTCTCTCGGGGTGGGAGGTTGTCGTCCGGTCGCCCTCGGGTGGGCTGCACGCCTACTATCCGGCTCACGAAAGTGCCGAGCAGCGGTCGTGGCAGGCGGGCCGGGCCGGGATCGACTTCCGGGGTGACGGTGGCTACATCATCGCGCCACCTTCACGTCGGGCTGTCAACGGCGAATTGGCCCTGTACCAGGTGACCGCTATCAGCGAGGCGCCGGGCAAGGCCCTGGATGCGACGAGGTTGCGGGACCTTCTCGATCCGCCCCGGCTCCCGCGCCCACGTTCCTATCGAGGCAACGGTGAGTTGGACGTGCGGCGGATCGCCGAGTGGGTGGCGCGTCGGCCGGAGAACGAACGTAATCACGGTTTGTTCTGGGGCGCGTGCAAGTTGGCCGAGCGGGGGGTCGCGCAGGCGGAGGCGTCTGATGTGCTGACCCGCGCGGCGATGACTGCTGGCCTCGGTGAGCGCGAAGCCGCACGGACGGTCCGGTCGGCCTACCGCACCGTCAACGACGGCCATGTCAGCTCGGGCATTGCGGCCGTCGGTACGGATGAGTTCGCGGTCTCGGCCGCAGACTCGCGGGCCGCGATAGTACGGGGGCTGCCGTGA
- a CDS encoding DUF2637 domain-containing protein codes for MTRLVGAGGRRWAVVSAASGTVLIAAGAFWLSFTALADLARRSGISSGQAWIWPLLVDGLIVVSTVAVVALDGRRAAWYPWALLICGALVSVAANAIHAIVTADADVPALLAASVAAVPPVVLLASTHLTVVLIRSTRTDPVPEPDAPATAHPLAIAELLPLNTAGEADEQVAESSVEESARRAVSPVERVSQRVEAARLRGEGWSNKRIAQELTVHPSTVGRWFATDASEIPEDRRER; via the coding sequence GTGACCAGACTTGTTGGAGCGGGTGGTCGCCGTTGGGCCGTGGTCTCGGCGGCGTCTGGAACCGTGCTGATCGCTGCCGGGGCGTTCTGGTTGTCGTTCACGGCGTTGGCTGATCTGGCGCGTCGCTCGGGCATCTCGTCCGGACAGGCATGGATATGGCCGCTGCTGGTGGACGGTCTGATCGTGGTGTCCACGGTCGCAGTCGTCGCGCTGGATGGTCGGCGGGCTGCGTGGTACCCGTGGGCGCTGCTGATCTGCGGAGCCTTGGTGTCGGTTGCAGCGAACGCGATTCACGCGATCGTGACAGCGGATGCCGATGTTCCCGCGCTACTGGCCGCGTCGGTCGCGGCCGTGCCTCCGGTCGTGCTGCTGGCCAGCACCCACCTGACGGTCGTGCTCATCCGCTCCACCAGAACCGACCCCGTGCCGGAACCAGACGCACCGGCTACTGCGCATCCGCTCGCTATCGCCGAGCTACTACCACTCAACACCGCAGGTGAGGCTGACGAGCAGGTTGCAGAGTCGAGCGTCGAGGAGTCTGCGCGTAGGGCCGTCTCGCCTGTGGAGCGGGTCTCGCAGCGGGTAGAGGCGGCGCGGCTGCGGGGCGAGGGGTGGTCGAACAAGCGGATCGCCCAAGAGTTGACGGTGCATCCGTCCACTGTGGGGCGTTGGTTTGCCACCGACGCTTCTGAGATTCCCGAAGACAGGAGAGAACGATGA
- a CDS encoding SCO6880 family protein has product MRAAARQTRTAGGGIRGAANVLRQEMTTLTAALRAADLTASEWLGAGQLAVMLRTAYDPAIGPTLERHGQLGQDLATAGPVAVTETWDRLRTDSGYHAVLWISEWPRSMVYPGFLAPVLLSTGIGRSFSLLCTTLRTDQAARDIRKKKVEYISDATQRARIGQIEDASQSAEYRDVLRQEADLTAGHGVLRYTGLIAVTAPSTNELDTAVAAIEQAAIQASCETRLLVGQQAQAFTAAALPLCRRL; this is encoded by the coding sequence ATGCGCGCTGCCGCCCGTCAGACTAGAACCGCCGGGGGCGGCATCCGGGGTGCGGCAAATGTGTTGCGCCAGGAGATGACCACTCTGACCGCGGCCCTGCGCGCCGCCGACCTCACGGCCTCGGAATGGCTCGGAGCTGGTCAGCTCGCGGTGATGCTGCGCACCGCCTACGACCCGGCGATCGGCCCCACCCTGGAACGTCACGGCCAGCTCGGGCAAGACCTCGCCACCGCCGGGCCGGTCGCGGTCACCGAGACCTGGGACCGGCTGCGCACCGACTCGGGCTACCACGCGGTGCTGTGGATTTCGGAATGGCCCCGATCGATGGTGTACCCCGGATTCCTCGCCCCGGTGCTGCTGTCCACCGGCATCGGACGTTCGTTCTCGCTGCTATGCACGACGTTGCGCACCGATCAGGCCGCCCGAGACATCCGCAAGAAGAAGGTCGAGTACATTTCCGACGCCACTCAGCGGGCCAGGATTGGGCAGATCGAGGACGCCTCGCAGAGCGCCGAGTACCGCGACGTGCTCCGGCAGGAGGCCGACCTCACCGCCGGGCACGGCGTGCTGCGCTATACCGGGCTGATCGCCGTCACCGCACCCAGCACCAACGAGTTGGACACCGCTGTCGCCGCGATCGAGCAGGCCGCCATCCAAGCCTCCTGCGAGACCCGGCTGCTGGTCGGCCAGCAAGCCCAGGCGTTCACTGCCGCCGCGTTGCCCCTGTGCCGCCGCCTCTGA
- a CDS encoding ATP-binding protein yields the protein MSARPERERLHTAVLVAPAKEKRRLRKQRRQAAAQLAAEQHHREAQAQREKAAAERAEQKATHYLPAAGESGPAALRSPGRFRLPRHQDTSAMLAGAYPFLAEGGLGSQGVFVGQDLYSGGSFVYDPWVLYSRGLITAPNIVLAGIVGSGKSSLTKSLYSRSLAFGRRVYIPGDPKGEHTAVAEAVGGRAIKLGHGLPSRLNPLDEGYRPAGLSNEQWAATVASRRRDLIGALTETVLTRPMTPLEHTAIDTALSAAVRQNTVPILPMIVDHLLAPSNDPDGRLTEDGRMVGHALRRLVGGDLAGLFDGPSTEVFDPTLPMISLDLSRVTENSTLISVLMTCSSAWMEAALLDPNGGQRWCVYDEAWRLMSHPALLRRMDAHWRLARAYGIANMMIFHKITDLDNVGDQGSAMRSLANSLLANAETRIIYRQESDQLGATARALGLTGTEQSLLPGLGVGQGLWKIKGRSFVIAHQLHPAEFALFDTSSRAAGG from the coding sequence ATGAGCGCGCGCCCAGAACGAGAACGCCTGCACACCGCCGTCCTGGTCGCCCCCGCGAAGGAGAAGCGACGGTTGCGCAAGCAACGCCGTCAGGCTGCCGCCCAGCTCGCCGCCGAGCAGCATCACCGAGAGGCGCAGGCCCAGCGTGAGAAGGCAGCGGCCGAGCGGGCCGAACAGAAGGCCACTCACTATCTCCCGGCGGCAGGCGAGTCCGGCCCGGCGGCGTTGCGGTCACCGGGCAGGTTCCGGCTGCCGAGGCATCAGGACACCTCCGCGATGCTCGCGGGCGCCTACCCCTTCCTTGCGGAGGGTGGGCTCGGCTCGCAGGGAGTGTTCGTCGGTCAAGACCTCTACTCCGGTGGGAGCTTCGTTTACGATCCGTGGGTCTTGTACTCCCGAGGCCTCATCACAGCCCCAAACATCGTGTTGGCCGGGATCGTCGGGAGCGGGAAGTCCTCGCTCACCAAAAGCCTCTACAGCCGGTCGCTGGCGTTCGGCAGAAGGGTCTACATCCCTGGCGATCCCAAAGGGGAACACACCGCCGTGGCCGAAGCGGTCGGCGGGCGCGCCATCAAGCTCGGTCACGGACTGCCCTCCCGGCTCAACCCCCTCGATGAGGGATACCGCCCCGCAGGCCTCAGCAACGAGCAATGGGCGGCGACCGTCGCCTCGCGCCGCCGAGACCTCATCGGCGCACTGACCGAGACCGTGCTGACCCGACCGATGACGCCGCTGGAGCACACCGCGATCGACACCGCTCTGTCGGCCGCGGTGAGGCAGAACACCGTGCCGATCTTGCCGATGATCGTGGATCATCTGCTCGCCCCGTCCAACGATCCCGATGGGCGGCTCACCGAAGACGGCCGGATGGTCGGGCACGCGCTGAGGCGGCTGGTCGGCGGTGACCTTGCCGGGCTGTTCGACGGCCCAAGCACGGAGGTGTTTGATCCAACCTTGCCGATGATCTCGCTGGACCTGTCGCGGGTCACCGAGAACTCGACCCTTATCTCGGTGCTGATGACCTGCTCCAGCGCGTGGATGGAAGCCGCGCTGCTCGACCCCAACGGCGGGCAGCGCTGGTGTGTCTACGACGAGGCGTGGCGATTGATGAGCCATCCCGCACTGTTGCGGAGGATGGATGCGCACTGGCGTCTGGCCCGCGCCTACGGAATCGCGAACATGATGATCTTCCACAAGATCACCGACCTCGACAACGTGGGCGACCAAGGCTCAGCCATGCGTTCCTTGGCCAACAGCCTGCTGGCGAACGCGGAGACCAGGATCATCTACCGACAGGAATCCGACCAGCTCGGCGCGACCGCCCGCGCTCTCGGGCTGACCGGCACCGAGCAATCGCTCCTGCCCGGTCTCGGCGTCGGGCAGGGCCTGTGGAAGATCAAGGGCCGCAGCTTCGTGATCGCCCACCAGCTCCATCCCGCCGAATTCGCGCTGTTCGACACCAGCAGCCGCGCGGCCGGAGGGTAA
- the cmtR gene encoding Cd(II)/Pb(II)-sensing metalloregulatory transcriptional regulator CmtR, whose translation MLTIASRLDVMNRLGRAMADPTRSRILMSLLEGPSYPAVLSRNLGLTRSNVSNHLTCLRDCGIVVAEPEGRQTRYVIADPHLAAALNALVEVTLAVDEQAPCINPACQVAGCCEPGAGA comes from the coding sequence ATGCTGACTATTGCTTCGAGGTTGGATGTGATGAACCGGCTGGGCCGGGCGATGGCCGATCCCACACGTTCTCGGATTCTGATGAGCCTGTTGGAGGGGCCGAGCTATCCGGCGGTGCTGTCGCGGAACCTGGGTCTGACGCGCTCAAACGTATCGAACCATCTGACTTGTCTGCGCGATTGCGGGATCGTAGTGGCCGAGCCGGAGGGCCGACAGACGCGGTATGTGATTGCCGACCCACACCTGGCGGCGGCGCTGAACGCGCTGGTCGAGGTGACGCTCGCCGTCGATGAGCAGGCGCCGTGCATCAACCCGGCCTGCCAGGTCGCGGGCTGCTGCGAACCGGGAGCGGGCGCGTGA
- a CDS encoding heavy metal translocating P-type ATPase, translating into MSAVTGSQVEGVDLDDDDDDHDGPWWKDREILLPAFSGLALLAGLICEWSGAEIPALALFWAGLLAGASTFTPGAIRKVLKGKLGISLLMTISAIGAVFLGYIEEAAALAFLYSIAEALEDKAMDRARGGLRALLKLVPETATIRRDGTAVEVAAKDLAVGQLLLVRPGERIATDGVVRAGRSSLDTSAITGESIPVEVEPGDTVSAGAISTAGVLEVEATAAGTDNSLTTIVELVEQAQAEKGDRARLADQIARPLVPGVLLLAALVALIGSLLGDPELWITRALVVLVAASPCALAISVPLTVVAAIGSASKFGVIIKSGAAFERFGVIRHVAVDKTGTLTRNQPTVTAVLTTETASEAEVLGWAAGLEQHSTHPLAAAITQNAPCAPAAVDVSEQAGHGMTGVIDAATITVGSPRWLDPGALASQVAELERQGMTVVVIHRGDQPVGAIGVRDELRPEVPEVIRTLAGQGVAVTMLTGDNTRTARALAAQAGIEDVRAELRPEDKADAISKLAGAGLVAMIGDGINDAPALAAADIGIAMGATGSDAAIESADVAFTGHDLRLIPRAFAHARRGRRIINQNIILSLLIITGLLPLALFGVLGLAAVVLVHEIAEVIVILNGLRAAHTRTAT; encoded by the coding sequence GTGAGCGCAGTTACGGGGTCACAGGTCGAGGGCGTCGATCTGGACGACGACGATGACGACCATGACGGGCCGTGGTGGAAGGATCGGGAGATCCTGCTGCCGGCGTTCTCGGGCCTGGCGCTCCTCGCGGGCCTGATCTGTGAGTGGTCCGGGGCGGAGATTCCCGCCCTGGCGCTGTTCTGGGCAGGGCTCTTGGCGGGTGCCTCGACGTTCACGCCGGGCGCGATCCGCAAGGTGTTGAAGGGCAAGCTCGGGATCAGTCTGCTGATGACGATCAGCGCGATCGGTGCGGTGTTCCTCGGATATATCGAGGAGGCTGCCGCGCTGGCGTTCCTCTACTCGATCGCCGAAGCCTTGGAGGATAAGGCGATGGACCGCGCCCGCGGCGGCCTGCGGGCACTGCTGAAACTCGTCCCTGAGACCGCCACGATCCGACGCGACGGGACTGCGGTCGAGGTCGCCGCGAAAGACCTGGCGGTCGGCCAGCTTCTGTTGGTGCGTCCGGGTGAGCGGATCGCGACGGACGGGGTCGTGCGCGCAGGACGCTCCAGCCTGGACACCTCAGCGATCACCGGCGAATCCATCCCGGTAGAGGTCGAACCCGGCGACACCGTGTCGGCTGGGGCGATCAGCACCGCCGGCGTACTGGAGGTCGAGGCGACCGCGGCGGGCACGGACAACTCGCTGACCACGATCGTGGAGCTGGTCGAGCAGGCGCAGGCCGAGAAGGGCGACCGCGCCCGCCTCGCGGACCAGATCGCTCGCCCGCTCGTGCCCGGCGTGCTGCTCCTCGCCGCCCTGGTCGCACTGATCGGGTCGCTGCTCGGAGACCCAGAGCTGTGGATCACCCGCGCACTAGTCGTGCTGGTCGCCGCATCTCCCTGTGCGCTGGCGATCTCGGTGCCGCTCACCGTGGTCGCCGCGATCGGCTCCGCGAGCAAGTTCGGGGTGATCATCAAGTCCGGCGCGGCCTTCGAGCGCTTCGGCGTGATCCGCCACGTCGCCGTGGACAAGACCGGCACCCTGACCCGCAACCAGCCCACCGTCACCGCCGTGCTCACCACCGAGACTGCGTCCGAGGCCGAGGTGCTCGGCTGGGCGGCCGGGCTGGAACAGCACAGCACCCACCCGCTCGCCGCCGCGATCACCCAGAACGCTCCCTGCGCCCCTGCTGCCGTCGACGTGTCTGAGCAGGCCGGGCACGGCATGACTGGCGTCATCGACGCCGCGACGATCACCGTCGGCAGCCCCCGATGGCTTGACCCCGGAGCCCTCGCCAGTCAGGTAGCGGAACTGGAGCGGCAGGGAATGACCGTTGTGGTCATCCACCGGGGCGATCAGCCGGTCGGCGCGATCGGGGTACGCGACGAGCTGCGCCCGGAAGTACCCGAAGTGATCCGCACCCTCGCCGGTCAGGGAGTCGCGGTAACGATGCTCACCGGCGACAACACCCGCACCGCCCGAGCCCTCGCCGCCCAGGCCGGTATCGAGGATGTGCGCGCCGAGCTGCGGCCGGAAGACAAGGCCGACGCGATCAGCAAGCTGGCCGGAGCCGGGCTTGTGGCGATGATCGGGGACGGCATCAACGACGCCCCCGCACTCGCCGCCGCTGACATCGGCATCGCAATGGGCGCCACCGGATCGGACGCGGCAATCGAGTCCGCCGACGTCGCGTTCACCGGCCATGACCTGCGCCTCATCCCACGCGCGTTCGCCCATGCCCGCCGCGGCAGGCGCATCATCAACCAGAACATCATCCTGTCACTGCTGATCATCACAGGGCTGCTCCCGCTGGCACTGTTCGGCGTCCTCGGCCTCGCCGCCGTCGTGCTGGTCCACGAGATCGCCGAGGTCATCGTCATCCTCAACGGGCTCCGCGCCGCGCACACCCGCACCGCGACCTGA